From Hippoglossus stenolepis isolate QCI-W04-F060 chromosome 4, HSTE1.2, whole genome shotgun sequence, a single genomic window includes:
- the igsf11 gene encoding immunoglobulin superfamily member 11 isoform X1: MVKFHNSDLWIAWLVIFCMEGSRFDLHTGKVCVQALDVTVSQSSIQVARGQAAVLPCSFTTSAALNNLNIIWMVIPLSNANQPEQSKQVIIYQGGQVFSLANHLNGRVGFVATMPSTSASIFINNTQLSDTGTYQCLVNNLPDRGGRNIGVIGLTVLVPPSVPACRIQGTLDVGSDIMLLCSSEEGIPTPSYSWEKLDALPRLPHNAMQDQMQGSVTLRNISTSTSGLYQCTSSNAIGKSTCLLNLQVVAPQPQSVGLIAGTIATGVLAVIICSLLVVVTLFYWKNKNKYDEEEIPNEIREDDLPPKRSSSVKAFHADASSSENDTLTSTNTYNSRYWHNPKTNYDTNSYTRYNGDTRQTFSTAAHGAHGHGQAQNAGHGNNTVVTAPGSAPLSRHVQPTTATTTSFANGSHTLPPPKTLVVTTNSAPSPPAMVRSNGSVSLKPVVTSTHGQHTHSYAVSQATLERMGAVPVMVPAQSRAGSLV, translated from the exons tgtgtgtgcaggcactGGACGTGACAGTGTCCCAGAGCAGCATCCAGGTGGCCCGTGGTCAGGCGGCCGTCCTGCCCTGCTCTTTCACCACCAGCGCTGCCCTCAACAACCTCAACATCATCTGGATGGTGATACCGCTGTCCAACGCCAACCAGCCAGAACAG TCAAAGCAG GTGATCATTTACCAGGGCGGTCAGGTGTTCAGCCTCGCCAACCACCTCAATGGCCGTGTGGGCTTCGTGGCCACCATGCCAAGTACAAGTGCCTCCATCTTCATCAACAACACCCAGCTGTCCGACACTGGGACCTACCAGTGCCTGGTCAACAACCTCCCGGACAGAGGGGGGCGCAACATCGGCGTCATTGGGCTCACTGTGTTGG TGCCCCCATCTGTGCCAGCGTGTCGAATCCAGGGCACGCTGGATGTAGGCAGTGACATCATGCTGCTCTGCAGCTCGGAGGAAGGTATTCCCACGCCATCCTACTCCTGGGAGAAGCTGGACGCGCTGCCCAGGCTGCCGCACAACGCCATGCAAG ACCAGATGCAGGGGTCTGTCACACTGAGAAACATCAGCACCAGCACCTCAGGACTCTACCAGTGTACCTCCAGCAATGCGATTGGCAAGAGCACCTGTCTGCTCAACCTGCAGGTTGTAGCAC CTCAGCCTCAGAGCGTGGGTCTGATAGCAGGGACCATTGCCACAGGGGTCCTGGCAGTCATCATCTGTTCCCTCTTAGTGGTGGTCACACTCTTCTACTggaagaacaagaacaagtaCGATGAAGAGGAGATCCCCAATGAGATCAG AGAAGATGACCTTCCCCCGAAGAGGTCTTCATCAGTGAAGGCTTTCCACGCAGATGCGTCCTCCTCAGAGAACGACACGTTGACATCAACCAACACGTACAACAGTCGCTACTGGCACAACCCCAAAACCAACTACGACACCAACTCCTACACTCGCTACAATGGAGACACGCGCCAGACCTTCTCCACTGCTGCCCATGGCGCACATGGACACGGACAGGCCCAGAACGCAGGACACGGCAACAATACAGTGGTCACAGCACCCGGTTCAGCCCCGCTGTCTCGCCATGTGCAGCCCACGACGGCAACGACGACATCGTTTGCCAACGGCAGCCACACACTCCCGCCACCCAAGACTCTGGTGGTCACGACAAACTCTGCCCCGTCCCCTCCCGCCATGGTGCGCAGCAACGGCTCAGTGAGCCTCAAACCGGTGGTGACGTCCACGCACGGGCAGCACACGCACTCCTATGCCGTGAGTCAGGCCACGCTGGAGCGGATGGGGGCGGTGCCGGTCATGGTGCCCGCCCAGAGCAGAGCGGGCTCGCTGGTCTAA
- the igsf11 gene encoding immunoglobulin superfamily member 11 isoform X2 has protein sequence MVKFHNSDLWIAWLVIFCMEGSRFDLHTGKVCVQALDVTVSQSSIQVARGQAAVLPCSFTTSAALNNLNIIWMVIPLSNANQPEQVIIYQGGQVFSLANHLNGRVGFVATMPSTSASIFINNTQLSDTGTYQCLVNNLPDRGGRNIGVIGLTVLVPPSVPACRIQGTLDVGSDIMLLCSSEEGIPTPSYSWEKLDALPRLPHNAMQDQMQGSVTLRNISTSTSGLYQCTSSNAIGKSTCLLNLQVVAPQPQSVGLIAGTIATGVLAVIICSLLVVVTLFYWKNKNKYDEEEIPNEIREDDLPPKRSSSVKAFHADASSSENDTLTSTNTYNSRYWHNPKTNYDTNSYTRYNGDTRQTFSTAAHGAHGHGQAQNAGHGNNTVVTAPGSAPLSRHVQPTTATTTSFANGSHTLPPPKTLVVTTNSAPSPPAMVRSNGSVSLKPVVTSTHGQHTHSYAVSQATLERMGAVPVMVPAQSRAGSLV, from the exons tgtgtgtgcaggcactGGACGTGACAGTGTCCCAGAGCAGCATCCAGGTGGCCCGTGGTCAGGCGGCCGTCCTGCCCTGCTCTTTCACCACCAGCGCTGCCCTCAACAACCTCAACATCATCTGGATGGTGATACCGCTGTCCAACGCCAACCAGCCAGAACAG GTGATCATTTACCAGGGCGGTCAGGTGTTCAGCCTCGCCAACCACCTCAATGGCCGTGTGGGCTTCGTGGCCACCATGCCAAGTACAAGTGCCTCCATCTTCATCAACAACACCCAGCTGTCCGACACTGGGACCTACCAGTGCCTGGTCAACAACCTCCCGGACAGAGGGGGGCGCAACATCGGCGTCATTGGGCTCACTGTGTTGG TGCCCCCATCTGTGCCAGCGTGTCGAATCCAGGGCACGCTGGATGTAGGCAGTGACATCATGCTGCTCTGCAGCTCGGAGGAAGGTATTCCCACGCCATCCTACTCCTGGGAGAAGCTGGACGCGCTGCCCAGGCTGCCGCACAACGCCATGCAAG ACCAGATGCAGGGGTCTGTCACACTGAGAAACATCAGCACCAGCACCTCAGGACTCTACCAGTGTACCTCCAGCAATGCGATTGGCAAGAGCACCTGTCTGCTCAACCTGCAGGTTGTAGCAC CTCAGCCTCAGAGCGTGGGTCTGATAGCAGGGACCATTGCCACAGGGGTCCTGGCAGTCATCATCTGTTCCCTCTTAGTGGTGGTCACACTCTTCTACTggaagaacaagaacaagtaCGATGAAGAGGAGATCCCCAATGAGATCAG AGAAGATGACCTTCCCCCGAAGAGGTCTTCATCAGTGAAGGCTTTCCACGCAGATGCGTCCTCCTCAGAGAACGACACGTTGACATCAACCAACACGTACAACAGTCGCTACTGGCACAACCCCAAAACCAACTACGACACCAACTCCTACACTCGCTACAATGGAGACACGCGCCAGACCTTCTCCACTGCTGCCCATGGCGCACATGGACACGGACAGGCCCAGAACGCAGGACACGGCAACAATACAGTGGTCACAGCACCCGGTTCAGCCCCGCTGTCTCGCCATGTGCAGCCCACGACGGCAACGACGACATCGTTTGCCAACGGCAGCCACACACTCCCGCCACCCAAGACTCTGGTGGTCACGACAAACTCTGCCCCGTCCCCTCCCGCCATGGTGCGCAGCAACGGCTCAGTGAGCCTCAAACCGGTGGTGACGTCCACGCACGGGCAGCACACGCACTCCTATGCCGTGAGTCAGGCCACGCTGGAGCGGATGGGGGCGGTGCCGGTCATGGTGCCCGCCCAGAGCAGAGCGGGCTCGCTGGTCTAA